The Stigmatopora nigra isolate UIUO_SnigA chromosome 23, RoL_Snig_1.1, whole genome shotgun sequence genome includes the window caaatgtcctcacaataggataacgcacgaccaattgccaacaagaagtagtatatacgccacatgtgtcaaagtggcggcccgggggccaaatctggcccgccgcatcactttgtgtggcccgggaaagtaaattatgaatgccgactttctgttttaggataaaattaaaatgaagagtatagatatatattaaatttcctgattttccccctttttaaatcaataattgtcattttttaatccatatttttctgtttttagttcaaaaatcattttgtaaaatctaaaaatgtattttaaaaaaagctaaaataaacactgttttagatctagaagtaacagaatattcagggcttttatccAGTTGTATTAatccatatattaaaaaaaatctaaatattatatctaaaatggtccggttgacgttaaagcggcccgcgaaccaacccttgatatacgccattcgcactgactaacggaaaAAAAACCACCAGAAAATTGACATTTCAAAGTAGGATCTACAATTGTAATAGTCGATGTCCTATTGGTTAGTACATCCCTTCTCTCTCAAATAAGCTTGTAACGCAAATACCATTCTATCTGAGTACGCCTACACATACTCAATGTTAAATTGTCTTTTCCTGAATGTCATTTCTGTActttgtcccatttttttttacccaaatagCCATTTCTTTCTCCTATTCCTCATGCTACATTGTTGCTCTTTCTCACAATCCCCATATCCACATTTTCCTCATTAGCGCCACCGCTCATCTTTGTCAGTTTCGGCCGCGAATGCATTGCGCCAGCATCCCCCCCTCTTAGTCCTCATCTTGTGTCATGTTAATGAGGTCTTTTGATTTGTAATTAAAAGAGAGCCTGAGGATAGAAAGAGACTAATTAAGCGAGTCACGGCCGTTCGGAGACGGACGACGAGCCACCAAGTGAGTGCGTTCCTTTGAGTACTTGTACAAATGGTGCATACGCCGATCGTTTGAAAAGGCCAGTTCACAGTAGGCACATTAATGGAAGACCACTGTTGCTATGTGGTGAATCCTCATTCGTCATcgggaaaataaatgacaaaacccGCGACTCCATAGTATAAcggtcatgtttttttgtgtgttttgttcagGACGAGAAGAAAAAGATGAAGGAGGAGATCGAGAGGAGGAGAGCCGAAGCGGCCGACAGGCGGCAGAAGGTCGAGGAGCCCGTGGATGGCGAAGGAAAACCTTTCAAGTGCGTCAGCCCACGTGGCTCCTCCCTCAAGGTCAGTTGATTTCTTGACCGTGTCGTTTGGTTTGGTGCGTGACGCTTGGTTCGTGGGTGACCAAGATGTAGCGTTATTTGGGTATTGTGTTGACTGTAGGTGTATgggtgtacagtggtaccttgatatACGAGCGTAATGGGTTGCGGGACtcagctcgtatgtcgattttctcgtatttcaaacaaacgtttcccattgaaattaactaaaaaacaaattaatttgttacaaCCTTCtggaaaaacacccaaaacaggatattggattggtacaaatgttttatttgttcgaattcgccatctattacagatatgggcaaactatggcccacgggccacatccggcccgctaaaccttttaatctggcccaccaacgtagtccaaataatgtttattttttcccaagatggcgccgtcatgcggtgtccactcttatttctttttcgtgttttacagcccctctatctttttttaaattacattttaatatttcttaatacattcctttttactttgtactttatactttttactttaacgatgagtgatgagtatgttaatactttagtcctttttttctgtctatgtttcatatttactcttaacggatgcacttttttatatgtatcgtatcttgttctaacccggcccatctgtcaaattcttaaagccaatatggcccccgggttTACAAGTTTCCCCAccccatctatactctttattttaatttgatcctaaaacagaaagtcgccactcatgatttccattcccgggccacacaaagtgatgcggcgggccagatttggcccccgggccaccactttgacaccagtaacCCACCACATGTTGGCTATCTATCAGCTCAGTGCTTGCACTTAATGTTGCATACTGTATTATTTAAAACACTAAAGAATATGTATCACTATCTCCTGTCACCTCCCATTGGTCGAAACATAGTCGCTTGAGGTTTGGTACACATTATCTACATTTAAGCACAAGCCCGGCCCTTGCCTGACATGCCGCATGTGCGGAAGATAACGCATATTGTTGGGACAAGAGGATGCAGCAAAGCGATTAGGGTTAACAGGATTACTGTAACCCCATCCGCATGGCCGCAGCTGTTCAAAAATGCAACGGAGAATAGGGAATTTCCTGTCAGGGAGGATCTTTGGAACTCCCACATTCACTGAAAAGAACCCTCGGGTGTAAAAAGCGTCTCCTAAGTTATGTTTGTATTATTACCCTGCGCCATATTTCATAAACATTGTGTTGACATTCCCACAGTCAAGCAGTCTAATAGGGAAatagttgctgtttttttgcgaGGCATGTCATAGAATTTATGACACGCCCTCACGGTGTCGTGGTCATCCATTCGAGCGATTTCTTTTATAAAGAAATGTCTTTTCTGTCATTGGAATGGACATTTTGTTTGAATGTTTATTTGTGGCTTTTTCCTTTGCAGATTGGAGAGCGGACCGAGTTTCTTAACAAGTCGGCACAGAAAAGGTAGAAGAAATAAAAGGCCTCGGATCAATAAATGTGCCTGTGCTGTTTCTTTCTAATTctcattcttttttctttctttttccccccctaaTCTAATCCCGTCCTAAATACCACAGTGCAGCAAAAGCGTCCCCTTCCCCTGTGGTGTCCAAGATTGACAACAGGCTGGAGCAGTACACCTCTGCCGCTCAGgtaggcttctttttttttcatcaaaatgacAGCGACACTTGTGCTAATTGTGTGAAGACTGACTGGAAAACGgtaaacttagatattaaacagtacttagatattaaacagtacttcgatattaaatagtacttcgatattaaacagtacttcgatattaaacagtacttagatattaaacaggacttagatattaaacagtacttagatattaaatagtacttagatattaaacagtacttagatattaaacagtacttagatattaagcaggacttagatattaaacagtacttagacgttaaacagtacttcgatattaaacagtacttcaatattaaatactacttcgatattaaacagtacttagatattaaacagtacttcgatattaaacagtacttcgatattaaacagtacttagatattaaacagtacttagatattaaacaggacttagatattaagcagtacttagatattaagcagtacttagatattaaacagtacttagatattaaacagtacttggatattaaacagtacttggatattaaacagtacttggatattaaacagtacttagacattaaactctctctctcttagatattaaattctctctcttggatattaaactctctctcttagatattaaactctctcttagatattaaacaataatttaaacacattaaatcatgaataaaattttgagagctggtttcaacagtaaactctcattcaccatttgaccggtgaccaaaagggaccaaaagcctggcgaccaaatgtccggtcttGCATGCGAATAATTGCCATTAAAATGGCTTCTGGTTATTGCAAagccaaatgtttttgtttcttttaatacTACCTTACTCCAAATTTATAGTAAGGAATGAATAGAATGTCTATCATTATCTCCGTAAGTTTGATTGACACTGCTGTTCTAGCTCCGCCGCAGTGCTTTGAAAATTGCCCTATTTGtggtatattttacaaaatgtcgCCGCAGCGCGAGAACAAGGACTTGCGGTGCCCTCGTTCCGCAGCCGTGGACATCCCAGCAGCCACTGACAGCATACGAAACATCAAGAGCATGTGGGAGAAAGGCAGCGTCTTCAGCTCGCCAGGAAGCAGCGCCAACACCTATAAGGTAACGACCACTCTCCAGTGGCCCATTCCCACACTACCTCCTCACCTTTGACCTTTTCCAATAGGAATCCACCGTGATAAACCCGGGCGTGGCAGGCCGCATTAACGACTGGCTGAATAAAACCCCCGAGAGCGCCAAATCGCAGGGAGGGAAGCCAATGGTAGGTCGTCTCCGCGGCAACGCCAGGTTGCTATTTTGCATGGCGTGGCTTCAAAGTGCTTATTTTACCTGATAACGTGTCTTTGTTCTTCAAAATTGAGTCAATGTCAATGTCTTTTAATGCTGTTGGTGTACTTTATAAAGAGGATTATTTTGTCATGCTTTGGCGACACCTGCTGGCAGTTATTATTATCGGCATCCAAATTTTCAgattccttttttgttgttgacaaatCTATGGATCCtctttatttagctttttaatcatactttagttcatttcttatatatttattttttatgaaaaaaagataattcaGTCAATAATctctaatataaaaataaatttgaaataggaaagaaacaataaataagtcgttgttgtttttttcattttatgtttttgaaatcactcgtttttattattttattatgatgTGTTTGCtatttattcctattttttccccttgtcTTTTAATGTAAGAAAACAACTAAGGAATATTTTGAGCTCTTGGAAAATTTGATTCAAAgaagtcaacattttttaataactgCTTTTAAGTAGCCTTGATTATAATTGGAATTCACAAGTATACAGTTCAGTATTCAtagttcaaattatttttttttccaggacctGAAACCTGTGGATGTGACCAACAAGAGGAGTTTATGGGAAAACAAAGGTTCTTCTgcaactaaggtaaaaaaaaaataataataataagaaaaaagtccatttttttcttaaataaactTAGCATGTTTTAGTCGATGTAGGATTAATtctgggatattaaaaaaataacactgcatgagaatgtgtttgtgtttcccCTCCTATAAGAACTCATAGCTAGATATCTTCATTACAATCTggaaaaaggtaaaaacaatTTATTTAGTTTCTAACCAAaaaatgcctattttttttctgacacattCTCACTTGTTTTGGACACAAGGGGGCACACATCTGGCCTCTACATGCACTCTGATTTGCCTTTTTATAACCTTTCTCTGCAAAAATCTGCTTCCAATGTGGTGGCTTTGTTGAACTACTGCACTTTTGGGGTTACTTGCTAGCTTCACCTGGCATTTGCAAATATGTCACGCTACATAGATGTCCAGAATCGGGTCATGTTTCCTTCCTTTTTGGTTTATGGGCTTACTCGGTAGTTTGGACGGGATGCTTTGCTGGAGATAGACCTGTGCAATCattgcttgttgttgtttgtgtggcagGTGGCGGGACGAAGTGAGACCAAATCGTTCACaaatggtgagtgagtgagtacgGCGAGTCTTAAAACGTTAGCAAAAATAGATCTCCAGTCACttggttcaaaaaaaaaagtgacccaCTTTTAGAATAGCTTGATTACGTGCTCTACTTTGTTTGATTGAGACTTGTCATGgagcattttcttcttctttcatcaacatacctgtcaactggtacgttctcgccgtaattggtacaactgaaagcccatttttatattggtacgctgtacacatgaaaatggtacgctaaacggtgattttgagaaaaaaaaataaattaaggcactttctagccatttttcaccatccgccattgtttcttcccggaaacgcatgtctgccaagtgatatatgtaccggcgcctctgattggctaaaaaaaaaagatcatgataaacatttcgttttgtaacactttcaccatgtgatttccgtttcctgttcccttgtttatgtttactttcattttctacttgttgttcgtgattttttacaaaaaagtaaagtggtaagattttccatgtatttatacatatatgtaagggcgaaaacaaaatttggtaagatcacaaatggttcgaggttgacaggtatgcatcaattctggttgtgacatcccatcccaaaaaaaaatgcaaacattcactgtcattttttgtcaggggtcaaactatatatttttttaagtggctgtattttgtaaaaaataaagtttttcaCAGAATACAAAGATATAGAaacatgtacagtggtacctcaacatgcatgcttaattttgatttttttcataactcAAACAaagttttcccattgaaatgaacgaaaaactaaataatttgttccaactctctgtaaaaacaccaaaaacaggattttggattggaaaaaaatgttttatttgttctaattcgccatctattaacaaagcaaCACATAAATAGTAGTTTGATattactcaaatgtgtttaatagtactaaaattatacatataACTATTTGCCCGAAATTCAACTCGTATTTGGAATTACTCGTATGTTGTCGTACCAATGTAATTGCTTTCTGGTGGAAGAATAGAGTGTATTTTTTGGTCTTTCACCATCTCAGTTAATGTCTCTGTTCCGACCCAAAAGGTATGGGCCACTAATGTGGAGAAGGAGCCTTTACAAGTCCGAGCCACGACATTCCCAGACTTTGGCTTGATGACCAAATAACGACCACAATCCCAAAGAGGGACCCGAGGAAAGGAATAaaatgagaagaagaagaagaagaaaaaaaaaacagtgagacGCGTCTCCGCATTGAAGAAAcatcactttgtttttttttttgttttttttttatacgctGGCCACTTTAGGTGCCTTTGCACGttactatttgtttttataaaagaaaCCAAATGCTGTGAACATTGGATATTTTGCGACCGAAAATTTTCATGTAATTGCAGTCAAGTTGAGAATATAGATTGACAAATTTACCCCCAGGTGATGTCGCTTAACCCCTAATTAAACTTCATTccgtctttttttaatttttttatttatatttaaagcaAAAATCACACGCTTATTTTATTCCAACAACTCTCGGATAGAAATATAAGTAAGCACTTGTAGAATTTAGCTCGAGTCACAATTATTATGTCTTAAAAATAGCACAGCAATGGTCCTGTTAATGTATGTTAGCGCATATATGGTCATCATACAGTATCTTATCTAACATATACTCAttttgctctattttttttttttttgttgtttttgtattcatGAACATTCCACCAACAGGCAGTGTTGACAACACAAAAGGCCATAATGACTTTTTTCTCTTatttatgtttagtttttttgtagcTTCAGACATTCCTCTTTAAAGCAGGTGCACGTGTTGCCTTCAATGTAGAGAAAAAGGCCAAGCAGCCATTTTATCTTTGACTTTATGCTATTATGCACGCTCTAATAGAAATCAGGGTGCCTCCGCTAGTCCAAGGACGAGCCATTATGTACTTTATCCGGCCTTACGATTGCAACGAGAAGCTTAACGAAGGAAGTGTTTACGTTCATAAGATTTTGAATGAGGATGTCAGTGTTAATATCAATTGATTTCTGTTCCCGCTCCGACGACAGACAATCTAATTCCATTGCCCCTGAAAAGAGCAGGAGGGGGGTTGGACcaaatttttttctatttgttgtatgtgttttaatgcattttttttccacttgttgactgttttctttttttttatgtctatgTTTAACCCTAAAGTTTGTGTCAGCGACATAATGCTTCAAAACACATCAAGACACGTTGTTATATGTTAGTTTAAGTGAAGAACATAACCAATGTCGAGCACGCTTCCAAGGTGGATGAATGTTTTCTATGCATTGTACCACTTATACGCCAACGGAAATAAAGACATCGAGATTTGACACGTTTGGTTGTTGAATCAATTTTAGTTTATGTCCACTAGGCGGCGACAAATTACCACAAAAGCAGACGTGCTCTATAGGCAGTCCTTTtattttcatacctgtcaacttgtacgttttacacgtattttatgTACAGTGTACCACTGTGCCTCAGTGATATTACATACCACTGAGGCACGccaaattattttgacaaacgaaaatgtccttaaatgaTAATGTATTAATGTATAGAAGTTCAATTCAATGATTGCATACAAAAACATTTggttcaataatatttttttcatttaagttAGATATTGAATTGTATGTAAAATATTGTTGAAAGGTAGTCAATAGTAAAATTAGCAAGTTTTGATGCATTTTCAATGTTATTCCATCGCCTTGCCCCTGCCAACATGGCTGACACACAGGAAGTGACACTGCAGGAAGTGCTGCCACTTTCGTCTTCTGACGTCATGAGGCAGCTGCAAAATGAGCAGACGCTTTCTCCAAATCACCAAAAAGTAATTCGTAGATTCGGGGGAAATGCCTTTCAAAGGTTcgttaaaacattttatttctgaTTTTCTCTTATATGCTGCTACCTTGGGATGTGGATCTGGATTTATTAGAAATGTTTGCCTCGCTAgcttgtgttgtttttagccACCATGCGCCGTCAACGCTAACATTTTCTTAATGTTGactaattttcttttaatagtGGCGATATTTTCTATACAAATGAGCTGGTTTAAGATTGTGTGAACAGcttttgttgattttgcttAGTATAGTTGCATTGTCTCTTGAGGATCGCTAAGAAAAGTTGATCTAAACCACCAGGTCCTGCGAGAAGATGAAAAGATTTACTTGCACCAGTCTATGCAAGAACATCTCGGAGTTCCCAGCTTTAAAGGTTCCGTTTTTCCCCTCCTCTTATCTACATATCTATATTCCAATGAATTATGACTCATGTCGTGTGTTTGATAGGCCTATCTACCCGAAAACTACGACTATCATGTCTGCGATTTCGACATCATCCAAAAGACGGAGGATCACGTCGATTTCAAGACTGCTTTTCGGATGGTCCTGTCATCCAAAGACGACATTCAGCGTTGGCTGAAATTGCACACGGTCACCTGGAGGGTGGACAGAACATATCCAACAAAGGGCCAGAAAGTTATTTTTAAGGTAAGCATATCACTTGATTCTGAATGTATGTCCATTTTAGATAGTCCGCCAATGTAAGTTTCACTGTCACCTCAGTGCgcacagacgctcccctacttaccaCCATTTAAGTTACGAACAACGGTAGATACGAACATCTCTGCAAATTGCGTTCATGTCGAAAATGTTTCGTaaattcgattttgtattgcctgCCTTTTCCGAGTAATTATTCTTTCCGCCGGTATAAAAAAATTGGATCAATTTAACCCAAGACAAGTTTTTGATTTTTGCGACTTTTTTAGgacatttacataaaatagGAAAACAAGTAAGGAAATATTACACATGAGCACAATGGGTTAAGGCAAAtggacaaactacggcccgcgggccacatacggacCCCttggcgttttaatccggcccgccgacgttgtccaagtaatgtttttttccccaagatggcgccgtcacatggaagccagtggcagtaactgtgtccactcttatttgtttttttgtgttttacagctcctctatctttttttaaactacattttaatatatcttaatacattcctttttactttactttgtactttatactttttactttaatgatgagtgatgagtatgttaatactttagtcccttttttctgtctatgtttcatatttactcttaacggatgcacttttttatatctgTATTGTGTCTTTATAGGTAGACTACAGGTGCCAGTTCAACACCAGACCACGGGGACCTGAAAAAGCACCTGGCAACAGCAAAAACACAGACTGTCCCGCCAAAATGAACGTGACGCTGCTTCGCACGCAAGTGAGCCGAGGCAGGCGGAGTCTGTGAGTCCCACCATGCCCAAAGGAATGTTGTGGAACGCAACAACAGTGGCCCGGTTATTTTCTCCCATCTCAGAAGCGCAGATGCTCACCTACCCACCTTCCCGACCATGGTGACCCTCTGCAACGAACACAACCACTACCTCCACGCACAGGCCCGTCAAGCGGTCCCGCTTCACTCCACGCCAGCTTTACATTTGGGTTTCGTCGAATGCGGTCTGACGGCAGCCAACGGAAGTCCTAACATGGGGTACTTCTCCAGGTAAattccagttgtttttttttgtaaatgcggCTGAATTTTGAGATTTTAAATGAGGTGCTCACACCAATTACAGTTGTCCAGAAGAAAGCGGCTTGGAGGTGGTAGTAGAAGAAGTGGAACAAGAAGCTCCAGAAGAAGGTATTTTCTGCCAAACATGTATTTTAACTCAAAGATTTTCTGATTGAAGACTAAATGAGCTCTTATTGGTTTTCAGCAGCGCATCGAGTCGCCGCGTTACAGTTTAAAACCATGTGCCAGAAGCTGTCAGCTCTTGTCAAGAGCGACAAATCCTTCACCGCTTCGGCCCTGGCTGCGGTGAAGGCCTTTCGAAAAATGGAGGGCGATCCTTCCAAGATCGCCACCGCACTCCATTTGTTTGCCCGCGAGCCACCGACCAGATCCAGCGCCGTCCACGGGAGCGCCCGACACAAGGGTGGAAGGCGTCCCCTCTCCGCCGTGCGCAAGCTTGCATCAGGCGGAAGACATCGGCGCCTCGTTGTCAGAACACCTTCAAGGACCACCATGGTGCTCGACCATGTGTACAGTCAATAAGGTACCTTGTGAAAAAGTCTTATCATATTTCTTAATCTTTTCCGTATATAAgcgaatagtaaggctttttttcttaaaaaaacaacatagtatagtaaggctttatttctttaaaaaacaacatagtatactacagctttttccccttaaaaaaatgtatagtataataaggcttttaaaaaaaaaaacagtatagtaaggctttttttcttaaaaaaacaacatagtatagtaaggctttatttctttaaaaaacaacatagtatagtacagctttttccccttaaaaaatatatagtataataaggcttttaaaaaataaaaaaaacatagtatagtaaggctttttttctttaaaaa containing:
- the LOC144181541 gene encoding uncharacterized protein LOC144181541 isoform X2, with the protein product MRQLQNEQTLSPNHQKVIRRFGGNAFQRSCEKMKRFTCTSLCKNISEFPALKAYLPENYDYHVCDFDIIQKTEDHVDFKTAFRMVLSSKDDIQRWLKLHTVTWRVDRTYPTKGQKVIFKVDYRCQFNTRPRGPEKAPGNSKNTDCPAKMNVTLLRTQVSRGRRSLSADAHLPTFPTMVTLCNEHNHYLHAQARQAVPLHSTPALHLGFVECGLTAANGSPNMGYFSSCPEESGLEVVVEEVEQEAPEEAHRVAALQFKTMCQKLSALVKSDKSFTASALAAVKAFRKMEGDPSKIATALHLFAREPPTRSSAVHGSARHKGGRRPLSAVRKLASGGRHRRLVVRTPSRTTMVLDHVYSQ
- the LOC144181541 gene encoding uncharacterized protein LOC144181541 isoform X1 encodes the protein MRQLQNEQTLSPNHQKVIRRFGGNAFQRSCEKMKRFTCTSLCKNISEFPALKAYLPENYDYHVCDFDIIQKTEDHVDFKTAFRMVLSSKDDIQRWLKLHTVTWRVDRTYPTKGQKVIFKVDYRCQFNTRPRGPEKAPGNSKNTDCPAKMNVTLLRTQVSRGRRSLSADAHLPTFPTMVTLCNEHNHYLHAQARQAVPLHSTPALHLGFVECGLTAANGSPNMGYFSSCPEESGLEVVVEEVEQEAPEEAAHRVAALQFKTMCQKLSALVKSDKSFTASALAAVKAFRKMEGDPSKIATALHLFAREPPTRSSAVHGSARHKGGRRPLSAVRKLASGGRHRRLVVRTPSRTTMVLDHVYSQ